Genomic window (Vitis riparia cultivar Riparia Gloire de Montpellier isolate 1030 chromosome 4, EGFV_Vit.rip_1.0, whole genome shotgun sequence):
TTCCTTACACATGTAACAAGGGTTCTTCTATTTGAGCACTTGTTCAAGAATATGACCTTAGAAGTTCTTCTTTAGAGAAATGTGAACTAATGTGAGAGAAGCCTTAAGAAGGAAAAGGCTGAAAATTCCTGCGGTACGTATATCATACAAGAGCATTTTCCTCTAACAAAGTTAAAGAGGTCATGCatagaagaaatttttataaatcatccAAACATTTTAAGAATCTAAGAGCCTATTTGGGAATTGTTTTCTAGACTTGAAAACACGTTTGATAATTTTTCgacagaaaacaatttttgaaaacttgttcTGAAAACAAGgtgtttttttataacatgttttaattgttttttagttattttcaattgttttgtgggatctgttttaaaaaataattgtacaaatatggaaaatgattgaaaataaagtattatgtataaaagttatttaataaagtactatgtataaaagttatttttaagaaatatttggaaaCGTAGAAAACGGGGTTGAGAGCATTCCAAGTTCCCtaacagacttttgttctagagaacattagataactatttttaaaaattgtttttaaaaactgttttttgataattgttttaaaaaatgttcccAAACAGGCCCAAACTTCCCCATTTCATTACTAATTTCATATATGGTTTTGCCAAAGGAAATCATATGCTGCGAGTTCATTAATATCGAAATGCTTTTGtttaaagatttatttatttttgataagtacTTTTGTTTAAAGATTTATTATTCTCATGATGTGGTCTGGTCCCAGTAAAATTCTAAGAATAGGTATTTAGGTGACTTGTGGTCCATGTAACGGGATATCAGTGGCCAAAACTGCACTAGCACACTGGAAGAGGCATCCAGAGGTGTGGGTTGTTCCTGGGGTTCAATTCTTAGTGTTGACTAGAAAACAAGAACATAGGTGAGAATTGGACATGGATGGAGATGAACAAATTTGTAGTAGAAGTGAGCAGTCTGGGTCAAGACACTTTTTTTTGCAGTGAAAAACAAAGTGAATAAACAGGCTAATTCGTAGTCACTCTCTTTTCAATGTCTGGAGATTGAGAAGAATCTTTTttctagattgaaatttgaggaCGCTTTGACTTTTCAGATGATTGGATTGTCAATGACTTCATTCTCCTTATAGAGATTAAAGAAGCTAACTGTAGCTAGCAATTGAATCTTTGAAGTTCCTTGCAAGTAGGGCATCTTACCTTGTATAGGAGCACTTTGCTTTAGCATACTTTTAGATTATCACAGATTCACACTTGACTTGGGGTACATGGTTGGGCATTTGAGGTTAAATTCTTATTGTTCCTTAGTCTTCTTGTACATGTTCAAAGATATGTATCCCATTCCTGCTTCTATGCATCTCCTTGTTTTTGTAAACTCAAAAGATGTTTAATCTAGATTATCAGAGGTGCACACTTCagctaatttttttctttgttgtggAAGGTGCAGCTTCATTTTGTCCGGCATCAATCAATCAACTATAACTTGAGAAAAAGGCGACAAAAAAGGCGGTGTGGTGCTTTGACACAACCCAGAATGTAAGCCTCTCTGCATAGTTGTTCTCTTTCTGTGATGAGCTATTCTAGCTATCTATAGTTTTTACATAGAGATACACAATCCCCAATCAGTGGCTACAGAGATTAGGATTGACTAATAGCCAGTTTTTTGGCCAGTCCAGAAGTGAAGAGTGCCTTGTTGTTTGTTGCTGGAGAATTTTCCACCCTGCCCTTTTTGCCTTTGCTGCATGGACCAAACTGATCTTTTTAGTGGAAAGGGCATGTATCACCAATTGGCCAAAGTAGTGCTGGGAAAAGGGGCTGATACCACATCCAGTGCCCCTGTAGATTGCCCAGTTTTTATTAACAATAGACCAAATAATAAGAGGGGCACACCAATCATTTTGTTGAAAACAGGGGAAATTGAATTAGTAGTAACATCCGGTAGCTTTTATTCTGTAAATGACAAGTATGCTGTCTCAAAAGCAACTGAAAAACTGTAATTTATATGATATGTTGGTATTACTGCCTTCTTTGAAGGAGGCACAAGTGAAACATGATATGGTAGGATATCCTAGTAAGTTCAAATGACTCTTAGATCGTCCCTGAAAAGCAGTCTTAGGCTCTATGCTTAAAGATGTGACTTCTTGTCTACACATCATGTGAAGATATGGCAGCCAAAACTGGAAGTTCCAGTCTCTGTTGCTTATTAACCAACAGGTAAGAGGGAGATCCTGGTTTTATTTCTCCAATGTGTAATGTATGAGTCTAAAAGAGGTTTGGAGGTTGAGGCACCTAACCTCCAGTTTCGAATGgaatttctcttaatttgaAGGTCGAAGAGCCTAGGTGATACTGAAGCTGGTGAATGTGAACTCCCTTAATTTGAAGGTTGAAACTGGGAAAGTCAAAATCGGTTGGTTTGGGACATTCCTTAAAGATGTGCTCAGTCCTggttgattaaaattttatattatcgATTGGGTTTGCACCATGCACAATCTAGcaccttcattttatttatggaAGATGTAGACCAAAAAAAATGGGACTAACCTTGTGATTCTAAGGTCGTCCTGCAGATCAGATGGCTGTGAAGAGAAAGAATCCAATGGCGAAGAAGATGATAATCAAGAGAATCAGAAGAAGGAAATTTTCAGAAAACGGGAGAAGTTCAAATTGTCAATGTTATTGGGTGGTTGGTTCTCATACTCCAAACTCACAAGCCCAGGAAGAAGGAAATATGAAGGCAAGACCAGTAAATCAAAATTTACCAGTGGCTTGTTGGGCAGTTTTAGAAAGATGGTACGGATTTACAATAAGAAATCCGCCTTCTCAAAGAATGGCATGGAGAGAGGATTAATGGGGTCCAAGTAAAATGCACTACTGAGGGTATTTGAATGGTTAAATTTCATCGGCTTCAAATTGGAAAGCTGTGTGCTGATGCTGTGTTGGAAAGATCATACATGGAGAGAGGATAAGTTCAATTAAAATGCACATTTCTGAGACTGCCTGCCTGGagatttttgttttgttcaACCATTCTTCAAATCAACAATATGCTATTGAAACTTCTCTACTTGTTGAAATTTTGCTTACAAAGCAGAATGAATGTAAATGAGTAAGAGTTTGGTTGGGTCCATACGGTTAATCATCCACTAGATGCTACTGGGATACCCTGAGCTGGTGTTTGGTTTTTCTGTTTGGGCTAGAGTCACGAGGTGCATTATGCAGTATACCTGtgaaataaaggaaattaattacaaatcacTATGATCCCGTTGCTTGCTTGCTTGCTTTTTCATTAGGAAAATTTTTGAGTATTGAACTGATACCTATTTAACATACAATCCTGACGGTTGAAAGGGAATTTAACTTGTTCAATGGAAGtaacattaaaaaagaaaggattGGATACAAACAATGGATTCAACTTGATACAAAGCACTACAATTGAGATGTGAAATCCACTTGGGGCCACTGACAACTAGAAAGGGGTGAAAAATTAATCCTCGGATACTAACTCAATGCTTTAAGTTATAGTAATAATTTTCTGTATTTTTCTTTATGGAAGGCATTTTGACCTAGGGTCcaattatatctttttatttttttttaatttttttttttagtggaatgAAAAACCCACAAAAGAGTGGGACAGTTGCTCAGTTGCTCCACAACCTCATCAATTTGTGTGGCATAGAATGAGATAGCCTCTTCTCTCCCTTTCCCGTCCTCCAAACAATACAAGCAAAATCAACACTCGTACATTCCAGAGATAGCGCTAAAACTAGCAACAGCCATGGCTAACATGATCATGGCTTCCACCAAAACCCTAATCACCTCCtccccctccctccctcccaccaccaccaccacccccacccccaGACCCAAATTCCACCTTCCCCACATCTCTCTCCCCCGACTCCCCAAACTCCTCTCCCTCAAATCCGCCGCCCTCATCGCCgctaccaccaccacctcccTCTCTCTCGCTCCACTTCCCTCCATGGCAGAAGAGATCGAGAAGGCCGCCCTCTTCGAATTCAACCTCACCCTTCCCATCATGATGGCCCAGTTCCTCCTCCTCATGGTCGCACTCGACAAGATCTACTACTCTCCCCTCGGCAAATTCATGGACGAAAGAAACGCCGCTATCAAGGAAAAGCTCAACAGCGTGAAGGACACTTCCGGCGAAGTGAAGCAGCTGGAGGAGCAGGCTGCGGCTGTGATGAAGGCGGTGAGGGCGGAGATATCGGCGGCCCTCAACCAGATGAAGAAGGAGACGGCGGCGGAAGTAGAGATGAAGCTGGCGGAGGGAAGGAAGAAGGTGGAAGCGGAGCTGCAAGAGGCTTTGGCCGTTTTGGAGAAGCAGAAGGAGGACACCATCAAGGCTCTTGATTCTCAGATCGCTGCTCTGAGTCAGCAAATTGTGAACAAGGTCCTTcctctctgatttttttttttttttcctttttccaaatttaatttcctattaTAATGGATTTTGTGTAGCATATATATAATTGCAATGTAACCAACTTCATTTCGATCTACCCATGTGGAAATTTTTGGGGTCACTTCCAAATGAATGACAAATATGGGTTGATGAATCCTCTTAACAAAAAAGGGATTGAAATCATGGGAAATGACAAGATGATTATGTTCTTCTAGGTGTCATACTTCATCACTTTGGATTCaccaaacaataaataaatttaatgtatattgatttttatttctaaaattagaattaaatatgttataaggATCCTTTCGTAGTAAAGTAAGCTTTTAATTTACAGTTCTAGGCTATGTTTGTTCCTCAAAATTCCATCgatggaaagaagaaaaagaaaaaaatatgaaaaataaaaaatagattctaattcaataaattatttttatatattttttaaatcatgctTTCTCATTTTATCTTATCCGTCTTTATGTTATATCATTATGAAAGggtatgaaaaagaaaaaaaattgtcgtTATGAAAGGGTACGAAGataaaccaataataataataattttacttgTTTCCTTCCACGGGCTCAAtccttttttttaagtaaaagattgcattgtgaattttttttcccaatagaaaaaactagccaaaaatacataaaacaaACCCTCAAATGATGCATCATATGATCAAATTGAACCAAACGGTCTCAAATCCATTTAGTCTATCTTTGATCcttgaaaaatactaaaaaaaaatgataagaaaaatagttttttatttggtttcattatataaaatatgaagaaaaaaattagctaaaaatttacatgaattaaatttatttatttgataatatatcagtgaaaataagtttaagtaagcgtataaaaataatttattattttttaatctattttttattttcgttgctttttttttaattctttttctcatatttcCTCCCTGACGTTATGCTATTAtggtaaggaaaaaaaaatcttgttttaaGGTTGGTACGAAGAAGGGTATGATTGTTGGTGAATTTAGGTGAGGAAAagaggagagagggagagagagaggaagagcaGGGAAATGGAGAGATGAGTAGAGGAAGAGATTTGGTGAGAGTAATCTAAGAGGGAAAAAGAAGGCTCGAGGAGTTAAAAATTGGATagaaacaatatttatatttaaatattgatacaattattttaattttaaaattattttgaaattcattttaaaaatgaatacaattatttcacctaaaaattatttatacttACAACATCAcattaatggaagaaaatactctattttttttatcttacttttataaaatcatttttttaattcaaccaaatttgtgtttttaaaacataaaagttttgtcaaaattaagttttcaaacataattttttatttaaaaatactaaaaattgtttataaaaatagtttcaaagacgttttaaaaatacttatcaaatataatctaagtattttttttaaatagttttattatattatttattataattttgttttatttgtagtttaatgattgaaattttgaatatttcctTTTTGTCATGCAGCATTAGATGTGGTTTTGTTCCCTTACAAAAGGAGGGGTGCAACATGGTTAGAGACCACAAGTGAGAGTTTTGCAAAATCATTGTATGTTTTAAAACCCACCTATAAATCGATgcttaaaatcttattatacaatttgatagtaattttaaaaaacgtttctaatttttttaatatttaaaagataaaattttttaaatgttaaaaatattaaaaacgtttcttaAAAATGTTATCGAACCGACtcttaaaataagtttgatatCAGCtcttaaaataagtttgatatCAATTCTTACAATAAGTTTGATActgattatagaaaatatttctaatctcTTTAatgcttaaataataaaaattttcaagaggTCTTAATCCTGTTGAATCAGTGAAATATACTTCTAACACGGATAAGAGGGCATTGATGAAGAAAAGTTTCGGTTATATGAGTTATGAGGCCAGAAATTGTGGGATGAAGGAAGGTGAATGAGTAAATCAGGCATATAATCCATACCTTTGGGACGTCACTATCAATCACCACCACTTGAGAAATCTCTTTCCTTTTCTGAATTCAATAATATTTCCCCTCTCGCTTTCATCATTCTCCATCAATTCAAATCCagagaatttagaaaaaaaatccttctCCACCAGTCTCTTCTCCATTTCAATAGCATCGCGGACAGAGTGTTGGTAATCTCATCCTAATCCCATAACTTATCctcaataaagaaaatattcgGACGGGGTTGGGGATAAGTATTAGAATTTTCCATATCCACCTTCTCCatcttatttattcaattttttatttttaacatttttaacatttttaattacattcaaaataaacataattcataaatataaatatatttatatatattataaatttttataatttatttttaaaaataaaaattaaatttatatatatatggtaaagGGTAAGAGGAGAAGATACCCTAATTTTACTTagattaatataataaaaaaagtctaatttggaattaaaaatatttttatttaattttaggaATTAATGATGGTTTAGGAaatattgaagaattattttcctaaattGGTTGAGAGCTAAAATTTCGTGCGGGGATAGGAtctctttaaatttatttatttgaaatatttatttaattattttcattttgaaactaGGATTACTAGATAAATTAGTTCCAATTTCAACTATGATTAAAGGTGAAATATTCCcataacaattttgaaaaattagaatgcgtttgacagtgattataggaaatatttctaacatttttaatagttaaaaaatgaaaatttccaagTATTATAGAgatcaaaaacactttttaaaattattaccaaacgcactcttagTAGTCAATTAGTTTCTTTGTGGAACTAGGtgacatttgtttttttggtgaatagaaaaaatcaaatgttttttgattgaatagaaaaaatcagatgttttttttattaaatagaaaaactcgaatgttttttagttgaatagaaaaaaatcaaatattttgactttttctattcaattaaaagtaatttattgatatcaaccaacataactaaattgAACCTATTAATAAaaagttcactttaattatgttggttgatattGTTATTTTGGATATCACAAATGTATggtcaaataattatatataataaataaacgaGAAGGTAAGTAAATATTGAATCTTACAAACGGTTGATCAAGGTTACAGTTTGACTCTATGTCCTTAAGACGAATTTGCTCCACACTGGTGCTTACGGTTTGTTGACAATCATCTCCTAGGATACAACGATCAATTTCTTGTGATAGTAGCACTCCAAAATCACAAGAAACAACGAATCACTTGATGACTTGAACTCTCTTGAATACCAAACACttggaagaaagaagaagaagtggAGAGAATTGATGATGGAATGAATGAGAAATGTCAGGGGGAGGAGGGGGAGAGGGGgctatttataggttttctgGTGACTCTTAGAAGAGATGGTCTTTTCCCGGATTATTAGTGAACCTACTTAGTTTATTAATTGCGTAGGCTATGTCTGGACACGTGCAGTTCATGACATACATTAAAATACCAATGATACGAGAATATTCCAACTGGTCAATTACTGGACCATTATTTTTAGCTAAATGTAGATTTAAATCTATTGGTGTCTTAATTGGACTATTATCATATTGGTTAAACTGTTTAAGAATTTTCTCAATGTCTATCACAATATATACATATTGTAGACACTAGTTTTGGCCAACATGGAATGTCTTCTAGAAAATTATGAAGTCATTCTACTTCTTCCCCTACTTTATCTAAAGCAATAAATTCAGATTCCATCGTTGATCTTACAATACATGTTTGTTTAGATGACTTCCATGATATCGCAGCGCCACCAATTGTGAATACATATCCACTTGTGGACTTTGAGTCATTCGCATCAGatatccaatttgcatcactaTATCCTTCTAGTACGGCTGGATACCTTAAATAATGAAGTCCATAGTTTAAGGTGTATCTTAGATATCTAAGAACCCTAACCAACACCTTTCAATTGCCTTTTCCCAGATTATTAGTGAACCTACTTAGTTTATTAATTGCGTAGGCTATGTCTGGACGTGTGCAGTTCATGACATACATTAAACTACCAATGATACGAGAATATTCCAACTGGTCAATTGTTGGACCATTATTTTTAGCTAAATGTAGATTTAAATCTATTGGTGTCTTAATTGGACTATCATCATATTGGTTAAACCGTTTAAGAATTTTCTCAATGTAATGACATTGAGATAATATTAGTCCATTGGATGTCTTGGCTATTTTTATACCTAAGATCATGCCTGCGACACCCAtgtctttcatatcaaaataaCTGGTCAGCATTTTCTTGGTAGCTTTAATGACATCATTATTGCTACTAATAATTAACGTATCATCCACGTATAGGCACACAATGACATACTCAGTTTGTGTATTCTTTGTATATACACACTTAtcacattcattaattttaaaatcatttgacaACATTACTTTGTCAAATTTCTCATGCCATTGTTTTGGTGCTTGTTTTAGCCCATATAGGGACTTTATTAGCTTACACACCTTATTTTCTTGTCCAGGAGCAACAAACCCTTTAGGTTGTTCCATATATATTTCATCTTCTAACTCGCCATTTAAAAAGATtgtcttaacatccatttgatgaatttccaaattatgcAATGTTGCGATTACAATTAACACTTTAATAGATGTTATTCTTGTAACTAGTGAATATGTATCAAAGAAATCAAGGcctttcttttgtttaaatcctttgCCTACCAATCTAGCCTTGTACTTATCTATTGTTCCATcaggcttcatttttttttcttgaagatTCATTTGCAACCCAAAGGTTTATTTCCTAGTTGTAAATCCACCAATTTCCATATGTGGTTATGCATGATGGATTCAATTTCATTATTGATAGCCTCTTTCCAAAATGGGGCTTTTAGTGTGACATTGTTTCTTTGAATGTCTTGGGTTCGTTATCTAATATGTAAGTTAGATAATCCGGGCCAAAAGACTTTGTCTTCTTGGCTCTCTTACTGCATTTTGGTTCTTCCTCGTTTTGATGATTACCATTTTCAGTATCATAAGTTCTCTTATTTGAacttatttcttgtttttctttacaaggaaaaatattctcaaaaaatgaCACATTCCTAAACTTAATAATTGTATCTTCATGTATATCAGAAATGTCGGATTTATGTACAAGAAAACAATATGCACTACTATTGGTTGTGTATCCAATAATTATACAATCAATAGTTTTAGGCTCAATCTTAACTTGTTTAGGTTTTGACACTCTTACTTTAGCcaaacacccccacactttcaAATATTTGTAAGAGGGTTTGTGACccttccataactcatatgaaGTTATATCCTTATTCTTGTGTGGTAACTTGTTAAAATGTGGTTTGCAGAACTAATTGCTTCTCCCCATAAGTTTTGGGGTAGACCCGAACTTATCAACATAGCATTCATCATTTCCTTTAATGTACGGTTCTTGCGCTCAACAACACCATTCAATTGAGGTGAATAAGAAGCAGTAGTTTCTGAACAAAATTATCCAAAAGAAGTTATATACTCTCCACCTCTATCACTTCTTATTGCCTTAATATTTCTACtaagttgattttcaacctcATTCTTATAGTGTTTAAACACATCTAAGGCCTCATATTTGCTTCTTAGCAAATACACATAACAGTATCTTGTACAATCATCTATAAAGGTAATAAAATACATTTTCCCTCCTCTTGTTTGTACAAACTTTAAGTCACATATGTCACTATGAATTAAATCCAAAGGTTCTGTGTTCCTTTCAATTGAATGAAACGATGGCTTAGCCATCTTGGCTTCCACACACACTTCAcatttatgtttaaaatcaaTGTTAAAAGAAGGCAACAAATTCATGTTAATCaacttttttaaagttttattgtTAACATGTCCTAACCTATCATGCCATAAAGTAAACGACTCAATCAAGTAAACAGAAGTACttgctttattattattgaaatcaagCTTAACAGTCATTACATTCATCTTAAAC
Coding sequences:
- the LOC117913376 gene encoding uncharacterized protein LOC117913376 isoform X1, with the translated sequence MPTIDLDDIVPKVSRSAALRFSPLLVINGLSRKASFYWKLPQQPIKLSVLKLDGSCFQIEVTKTSTVAELKQAVEDAFSHLPKKGPGKISWLHVWGHFCLCYNDQKLVTETEYIKNYGIKDGDQVQLHFVRHQSINYNLRKRRQKRRCGALTQPRMSSCRSDGCEEKESNGEEDDNQENQKKEIFRKREKFKLSMLLGGWFSYSKLTSPGRRKYEGKTSKSKFTSGLLGSFRKMVRIYNKKSAFSKNGMERGLMGSK
- the LOC117913376 gene encoding uncharacterized protein LOC117913376 isoform X3, whose product is MPTIDLDDIVPKVSRSAALRFSPLLVINGLSRKASFYWKLPQQPIKLSVLKLDGSCFQIEVTKTSTVAELKQAVEDAFSHLPKKGPGKISWLHVWGHFCLCYNDQKLVTETEYIKNYGIKDGDQVQLHFVRHQSINYNLRKRRQKRRCGALTQPRISDGCEEKESNGEEDDNQENQKKEIFRKREKFKLSMLLGGWFSYSKLTSPGRRKYEGKTSKSKFTSGLLGSFRKMVRIYNKKSAFSKNGMERGLMGSK
- the LOC117913376 gene encoding uncharacterized protein LOC117913376 isoform X2; its protein translation is MPTIDLDDIVPKVSRSAALRFSPLLVINGLSRKASFYWKLPQQPIKLSVLKLDGSCFQIEVTKTSTVAELKQAVEDAFSHLPKKGPGKISWLHVWGHFCLCYNDQKLVTETEYIKNYGIKDGDQLHFVRHQSINYNLRKRRQKRRCGALTQPRMSSCRSDGCEEKESNGEEDDNQENQKKEIFRKREKFKLSMLLGGWFSYSKLTSPGRRKYEGKTSKSKFTSGLLGSFRKMVRIYNKKSAFSKNGMERGLMGSK
- the LOC117913377 gene encoding ATP synthase subunit b', chloroplastic; the protein is MANMIMASTKTLITSSPSLPPTTTTTPTPRPKFHLPHISLPRLPKLLSLKSAALIAATTTTSLSLAPLPSMAEEIEKAALFEFNLTLPIMMAQFLLLMVALDKIYYSPLGKFMDERNAAIKEKLNSVKDTSGEVKQLEEQAAAVMKAVRAEISAALNQMKKETAAEVEMKLAEGRKKVEAELQEALAVLEKQKEDTIKALDSQIAALSQQIVNKVLPL